The following coding sequences lie in one Prevotella nigrescens genomic window:
- a CDS encoding MBL fold metallo-hydrolase, with protein sequence MRLRFLGTGTSNGVPVIGCTCKVCQSTNPKDKRLRTSALLETETTRILIDCGPDFRQQILPVPYKKIDGILITHIHYDHVGGIDDLRPFSWLSDLEIYADKDTCKGLRHNFPYCFKEHLYPGVPKLNLHTVVPHKAFPIGDCTVTPVEVIHGEMPIMGYRIGNFAYITDMKTINATELPYLEGVDTLVVNALRWKKEHHSHQLIADAIAFSRAINAKRTYLTHLTHEIGLHEETQQRLPENIFFAYDGLETDV encoded by the coding sequence ATGAGACTACGCTTTTTAGGTACCGGAACTTCTAACGGAGTACCCGTCATTGGCTGTACATGCAAGGTGTGCCAAAGCACCAATCCCAAGGATAAAAGACTGCGCACGTCGGCACTGCTCGAAACCGAAACCACACGCATACTGATAGATTGCGGCCCCGACTTCCGCCAGCAGATACTTCCTGTGCCTTACAAAAAGATTGATGGCATTCTGATAACGCACATTCACTACGACCATGTAGGGGGTATCGACGACCTGCGACCCTTCAGCTGGCTGTCCGATTTGGAAATATATGCCGACAAAGACACCTGCAAGGGGCTGCGCCACAACTTTCCCTATTGTTTCAAAGAGCATCTTTATCCGGGTGTCCCCAAGCTAAACCTGCACACTGTCGTACCTCACAAGGCGTTCCCGATAGGCGATTGCACGGTTACACCCGTCGAAGTGATACACGGAGAGATGCCCATTATGGGCTATCGCATCGGAAACTTTGCCTACATTACCGACATGAAGACCATCAATGCCACGGAATTGCCTTATCTTGAAGGCGTAGATACGCTCGTGGTGAATGCGTTGCGTTGGAAAAAAGAGCACCATTCGCACCAGCTGATAGCTGATGCCATAGCATTTAGCCGTGCCATCAATGCCAAGCGAACCTACTTAACGCATCTCACACACGAGATTGGCTTGCACGAAGAAACACAACAACGTCTGCCGGAAAACATCTTCTTCGCCTACGATGGTTTGGAAACAGATGTGTAG
- a CDS encoding leucine-rich repeat domain-containing protein, which produces MKKRLFSAVLVLLFSVACSVMAVAATSGGDEADEVVRAGGFLFHFNRDRTALSLWFCNRADRNMTLPDKVYYDGTTKEASLKPFGKAKAYTVEELEERTFRGNPDIQSVTIPASYRTVGGTAFMNCPNLKTFVGLGKDVMYGNDLFSGCTALENVTIDARAIGSHIFEGCERLIKPHITGTLDHIPDAAFQKSGIRSIDFIPQSVTAIWAGAFTESQLEGDLVLPLRFAVIVNGAFSLTNIRSVTVPEGFRELRDGVFAGCRSLSKVSLPSTLKYLGGMEFSATAIKQIDIPNSVIDLGPSAFFNCLQLDSVRLSNQLDKLEPSIFQGTALKHIYLPASIKSIGKGCFMFCKQLTDVYCFSTTPPEAHEYSFNDFDKPTIHVPKGTLAAYKSAPTWKKFKKFKEMPAAATDISTTQFATSNIYRQDNEVHVNDVPDGTLVQVYTLDGQLISEVTVHNTGAVLPLNTENPVIVRAGRQTVKLR; this is translated from the coding sequence ATGAAAAAGAGATTATTTAGTGCAGTGCTTGTACTGTTGTTCAGTGTTGCATGCTCGGTTATGGCAGTTGCGGCTACCTCTGGTGGCGACGAGGCAGACGAAGTGGTGCGTGCGGGAGGCTTTCTGTTTCATTTCAACCGCGACAGAACGGCACTCTCGCTGTGGTTCTGCAACCGTGCCGACCGCAACATGACACTGCCCGACAAAGTTTATTACGACGGCACAACGAAGGAGGCAAGTCTCAAACCGTTCGGTAAGGCAAAGGCTTACACTGTGGAAGAGCTCGAAGAGCGCACGTTCAGAGGCAACCCCGATATACAGTCCGTCACCATTCCAGCCTCGTATCGCACCGTGGGCGGCACCGCCTTTATGAATTGTCCGAACCTGAAGACCTTCGTAGGCTTGGGCAAGGACGTCATGTATGGCAACGATCTTTTTTCTGGATGTACGGCTTTGGAGAACGTAACCATAGATGCACGCGCCATCGGTTCACACATTTTTGAAGGATGCGAAAGGCTCATCAAGCCTCACATTACGGGCACATTGGATCACATTCCCGATGCCGCTTTCCAGAAAAGTGGCATCAGAAGCATCGACTTTATACCGCAGAGCGTTACCGCTATATGGGCGGGAGCCTTTACAGAGTCGCAGTTGGAGGGCGACCTTGTGCTGCCGTTGCGTTTCGCCGTCATAGTCAATGGGGCTTTCTCGCTGACGAATATCCGAAGCGTAACCGTTCCGGAAGGCTTCAGAGAACTGCGTGATGGGGTCTTCGCAGGGTGCCGTTCGCTCAGCAAAGTGTCGCTGCCGAGTACGCTGAAATACCTTGGCGGCATGGAATTCTCGGCTACGGCAATCAAGCAGATCGATATTCCGAACTCGGTTATAGACCTCGGTCCGTCAGCTTTCTTCAACTGTTTACAGCTCGATTCAGTCCGTCTTTCAAATCAATTGGACAAGTTAGAACCTTCTATTTTCCAAGGTACGGCATTGAAACACATATACCTTCCGGCTTCCATCAAGAGCATAGGGAAAGGCTGTTTCATGTTCTGTAAGCAGCTAACCGATGTCTACTGCTTTTCAACAACCCCGCCAGAGGCTCACGAATATAGCTTCAACGACTTTGACAAGCCCACCATACATGTTCCGAAAGGTACGCTCGCGGCATATAAAAGTGCTCCGACATGGAAGAAATTCAAGAAGTTCAAGGAGATGCCTGCCGCTGCAACAGATATTTCTACCACACAGTTTGCCACATCAAACATATACCGTCAGGACAACGAAGTGCACGTTAACGATGTTCCTGACGGCACGCTCGTACAGGTCTACACGCTTGATGGTCAGCTAATAAGCGAGGTTACGGTTCACAACACTGGGGCTGTTCTGCCGCTGAACACCGAGAACCCTGTTATTGTCAGGGCAGGCAGACAAACCGTAAAGCTTAGATAA
- a CDS encoding DUF4348 domain-containing protein has protein sequence MRKAILLVVALCAAMVCVTTGCNKKKVEPADSTKTAVTDTTDTTSNVDSATEIIAETPMPKAADQLFDDFFFNFIANKKLQRKRIVFPLPVETNGKVTKQIARNQWKMDYFFRPKGYYTLIFDNAGQAEYAKSTKLDTVIVEKINLNQRLVEQYCFDHQDGKWKMNKINNIGFAQKYNASFLDFLSKFLANDGRGSIKDPLPYVGIDPNGETTNKVNTTIPASEWSTYLPEVPKNNIYNILYGQKYGESKKKILVFRGLSNGIETQLEFKKRGKNWRLERIIAY, from the coding sequence ATGAGAAAAGCAATTTTACTCGTTGTTGCCTTGTGCGCAGCCATGGTATGCGTCACAACAGGTTGTAACAAGAAGAAAGTAGAGCCGGCAGACTCTACAAAAACAGCTGTAACAGACACGACAGACACCACCAGCAACGTGGATTCGGCAACAGAAATTATTGCAGAAACACCAATGCCAAAAGCTGCCGACCAACTTTTCGACGACTTTTTCTTCAACTTCATTGCCAACAAAAAGCTGCAACGCAAGCGCATTGTGTTCCCATTGCCCGTTGAAACCAACGGAAAAGTTACGAAACAGATAGCGCGCAATCAGTGGAAAATGGACTACTTCTTCCGTCCGAAAGGCTATTATACGCTGATTTTCGACAACGCAGGTCAGGCAGAATATGCCAAATCGACCAAGCTCGACACGGTGATTGTGGAGAAAATAAACCTGAACCAACGACTGGTAGAGCAATATTGCTTCGACCATCAGGACGGCAAATGGAAGATGAACAAGATAAACAACATCGGATTTGCACAGAAATACAACGCCTCGTTCCTTGATTTCTTGAGCAAATTCCTTGCCAACGACGGACGAGGAAGCATAAAAGACCCACTGCCATACGTTGGCATAGACCCTAACGGAGAAACTACGAACAAGGTAAACACTACTATTCCAGCATCGGAATGGAGCACGTATCTGCCAGAAGTGCCGAAGAACAACATCTATAACATTCTTTACGGACAGAAATATGGGGAGAGCAAGAAGAAAATTCTTGTGTTCCGAGGACTCTCCAATGGCATTGAAACACAGTTAGAGTTTAAAAAACGAGGCAAGAACTGGCGCTTGGAACGCATTATTGCCTACTAA
- a CDS encoding SDR family NAD(P)-dependent oxidoreductase — protein sequence MEKKIVMVTGATSGIGEACARKFASGGYNVIITGRRGEKLDALRRELESMGAEVLAMQFDVCERESARKAVDFLKGKWAKIDVLINNAGLALGLDKEYEGDFNDWDTMIDTNIKGLLNMTRFVVPGMVERNEGHVINIGSVAGDAAYANGNVYCATKAAVKALSDGLRIDVAESDVRVTNLKPGLVQTNFSNVRFHGDDARAESVYKGVKPLTGDDIADVAFYAASAPAHVQIAEVLILATHQANGSVIARK from the coding sequence ATGGAAAAGAAAATCGTAATGGTTACGGGTGCAACGAGTGGCATTGGAGAAGCATGCGCACGCAAGTTTGCAAGTGGTGGATACAATGTCATCATTACCGGACGCAGGGGAGAGAAGCTCGATGCGCTAAGACGAGAGCTTGAAAGCATGGGGGCAGAAGTGCTGGCAATGCAGTTTGATGTGTGCGAACGCGAATCTGCACGAAAGGCAGTAGATTTTCTGAAGGGTAAATGGGCTAAGATAGATGTTCTGATAAACAATGCCGGACTTGCATTGGGCTTGGACAAAGAGTATGAAGGCGACTTCAATGACTGGGATACCATGATAGATACCAACATTAAAGGATTGCTGAACATGACTCGTTTTGTAGTTCCGGGTATGGTGGAACGCAACGAGGGACACGTTATTAATATTGGTTCGGTGGCTGGCGATGCGGCTTATGCAAACGGAAATGTGTATTGCGCTACGAAGGCGGCAGTAAAAGCTTTGTCGGACGGACTGCGTATTGATGTTGCAGAAAGTGATGTGCGTGTAACAAACTTGAAGCCGGGACTGGTTCAAACCAACTTCTCTAATGTGCGTTTCCATGGCGACGACGCTCGTGCAGAAAGTGTTTACAAAGGAGTGAAGCCACTGACGGGCGACGATATTGCCGATGTTGCTTTCTATGCAGCCAGTGCTCCGGCTCATGTCCAGATAGCTGAGGTGCTGATTTTGGCGACACATCAAGCCAATGGCTCGGTGATTGCAAGAAAGTAA
- a CDS encoding FMN-binding protein — MKKLQQVLMLAVCLLILMVAAVQRDGKLWGNSLKAAKADSLKTARIDTMRTLDDGTKVINTTMLSKDITGYGGAVPLEIYVKDNKIVKVKALKNAETPEFFAETKPLLAKWNGKTIDEALRLKVDAVSGATFSSRGIIGNMRRGLAYASQKAVEPSILEQMDLNAKTVSALLVVLLGAIVPLFYRNKHYRTVQLLLNVVVLGFGCGTFLSWSLFVNFVSSGINFWASLVPVLMLVTAFVYPLFGKKNYYCTNICPCGSLQDLAAKTKNRKWRMDGKTVKALNAARRLLFAVLLVLALSGIWFKWMDYEVFSAFIFQTASVFVLALGGVFLLLSFFVARPYCRFVCPTGTLFKIAERR, encoded by the coding sequence ATGAAGAAACTACAGCAGGTCTTAATGCTCGCTGTCTGCCTACTGATACTGATGGTGGCAGCCGTCCAGCGCGATGGAAAACTATGGGGAAACAGTCTGAAAGCTGCGAAAGCCGACAGCCTGAAGACTGCAAGAATAGACACGATGCGTACGCTCGATGACGGAACAAAGGTGATAAATACCACCATGTTGAGTAAAGACATTACGGGATATGGTGGTGCTGTGCCGTTAGAAATATATGTAAAAGACAACAAAATAGTGAAAGTGAAGGCGTTAAAGAATGCCGAAACGCCCGAATTCTTTGCCGAAACGAAGCCATTGCTTGCCAAATGGAACGGCAAGACCATAGACGAAGCACTGCGATTGAAGGTAGATGCCGTCAGTGGAGCTACCTTCTCGTCGCGCGGAATCATCGGAAACATGAGGCGCGGACTGGCTTACGCTTCGCAAAAAGCCGTAGAGCCAAGCATTCTGGAGCAGATGGACCTCAATGCAAAAACCGTTTCGGCACTCTTGGTTGTACTCTTGGGTGCCATTGTTCCGCTGTTCTATCGAAACAAACACTACCGCACGGTGCAGCTTTTGCTAAACGTTGTGGTGCTGGGCTTCGGTTGTGGTACGTTCCTTTCGTGGTCGCTGTTCGTCAATTTCGTGTCAAGCGGCATTAATTTCTGGGCTTCGCTCGTACCTGTTCTTATGTTAGTCACTGCCTTTGTCTATCCGCTTTTTGGCAAGAAGAACTATTATTGCACGAACATTTGTCCGTGTGGCTCGCTCCAAGACCTGGCTGCGAAAACGAAAAACAGGAAGTGGCGCATGGACGGAAAGACGGTTAAAGCACTCAATGCTGCCCGTAGACTCTTGTTTGCAGTGCTGTTGGTGCTTGCACTTTCCGGCATTTGGTTCAAGTGGATGGACTACGAAGTGTTCTCTGCCTTCATCTTTCAGACGGCTTCGGTGTTTGTCCTGGCGCTCGGTGGAGTTTTTTTGCTACTTTCCTTCTTCGTTGCCCGCCCCTATTGCCGCTTCGTCTGCCCTACGGGAACACTGTTCAAGATAGCCGAACGCCGTTAG
- a CDS encoding cation diffusion facilitator family transporter produces the protein MEQEKNKGGMMSVIAALGANVLVAISKFIGFAASGSAAMLNESIHSIVDCGNEILLLVGNKQAEARVSDKHPFGQARAKYFYSMVVAMMLFFAGGALGIMEAAEKLFHPEHSVENTWLVMGILVFGLIVETVSLRVALKEIEALNKENLSLYKFLRESRHSEILIIFAEDSCAVVGLLIAFGGTLLSHFTNNPFYDALSGVLIGLLLCGAALFLAREFYSLLIGESVTTKDLVRIKSAFNRAEVSRLINVKTIHLSPTDILVTAKIDLKPEFEAQSSAIVNDIERNMRADFASYNIFIYIEIDEYKDGYKRS, from the coding sequence ATGGAGCAAGAGAAAAACAAGGGTGGAATGATGAGTGTTATTGCCGCTTTGGGTGCTAATGTGCTGGTGGCAATATCTAAGTTTATAGGTTTTGCGGCATCGGGTTCGGCTGCCATGCTGAACGAATCGATACACAGTATAGTAGATTGTGGCAACGAAATACTTCTGCTTGTGGGCAATAAGCAAGCTGAAGCGAGGGTGTCCGACAAGCACCCGTTCGGTCAGGCTCGTGCAAAATACTTTTACAGTATGGTAGTTGCCATGATGTTGTTCTTTGCCGGTGGTGCATTGGGAATCATGGAAGCTGCCGAAAAGTTGTTCCACCCCGAGCACAGTGTAGAAAACACGTGGCTTGTAATGGGGATATTGGTGTTCGGACTGATTGTAGAAACTGTGAGCTTGCGTGTTGCGTTAAAGGAAATAGAAGCACTTAACAAGGAGAACTTGTCGCTTTACAAATTTCTGCGAGAAAGCCGCCACAGCGAAATTCTTATAATTTTTGCTGAAGATAGTTGTGCCGTTGTGGGCTTGCTGATAGCTTTTGGTGGCACGTTGCTTAGCCATTTCACCAATAATCCGTTCTATGATGCCCTGTCTGGTGTGTTAATTGGATTGTTGCTTTGCGGTGCAGCCCTCTTTTTGGCACGCGAGTTTTACAGTCTGCTTATTGGCGAAAGCGTTACAACAAAAGACTTGGTGCGTATAAAGTCAGCTTTCAATCGTGCCGAAGTAAGTAGGTTGATTAATGTAAAGACCATACATTTAAGTCCTACAGACATATTGGTTACGGCGAAAATAGATTTAAAACCCGAGTTCGAGGCGCAGTCGTCTGCCATAGTTAACGACATTGAACGGAATATGCGAGCCGATTTTGCCAGCTACAACATATTCATATATATAGAAATAGACGAATATAAAGACGGTTACAAACGTTCTTGA
- a CDS encoding TetR/AcrR family transcriptional regulator has product MSISKTRQMFVDVARQIFAKKGIANTTMNDIAEASGKGRRTLYTYFKSKEDVYYAVIEAELERLSDKLDEVASKRIPPHDKIIELIYTHLSMIKETVMRNGNLRAEFFRNIWMVEKVRKNFDEDEIELFRKVYTEAKNDGDFDIDNVDLVADITHYCIKGLEVPFIYGRLGHGLTEESSRPLVAKVVYGALGNKMGKGKTDCNTY; this is encoded by the coding sequence ATGTCTATTTCGAAGACAAGACAGATGTTTGTAGACGTAGCAAGGCAGATTTTTGCCAAGAAAGGTATTGCAAACACAACAATGAACGACATTGCGGAAGCCTCAGGCAAGGGGCGCCGTACGCTGTACACCTATTTTAAGAGTAAGGAAGACGTGTACTATGCCGTTATAGAAGCCGAACTGGAACGCCTGTCGGACAAGTTGGACGAAGTGGCATCGAAGCGGATACCACCTCACGACAAGATTATAGAACTTATTTACACCCACCTCAGCATGATTAAGGAAACTGTTATGAGGAACGGAAACCTCAGGGCAGAGTTCTTTCGAAACATCTGGATGGTGGAAAAGGTGCGCAAAAACTTCGACGAAGACGAGATAGAACTCTTCAGAAAGGTATATACGGAAGCAAAGAACGATGGCGATTTCGACATTGACAACGTAGATTTGGTTGCCGATATAACCCATTATTGTATTAAAGGACTGGAAGTTCCCTTCATTTATGGGCGACTTGGGCACGGCTTAACCGAAGAAAGCAGTCGTCCGCTCGTAGCAAAAGTAGTGTACGGAGCACTCGGAAACAAAATGGGAAAAGGCAAGACAGACTGCAACACCTATTAA
- the murB gene encoding UDP-N-acetylmuramate dehydrogenase has protein sequence MTDEKDYSLLRHNTFGIDAKCKRFMEYGSVEEAQAVVGMLTETDRPLLILGGGSNLLLTGDYDGTVLHSGIRFLEQTDECHIRCGSGYVWDDVVAYCVANGLYGAENLSVIPGEVGASAVQNIGAYGVEAKDLIDSVEAVEIETGRICRFMNAECAYSYRQSKFKHAWRDRFLITAVTYKLSKTYAPKLDYGNIRAALAAKGIGNPTAMQLRETIIEIRNAKLPDPKVLANAGSFFMNPVVPTQKYNELARQYEGMPHYTIDSEHEKIPAGWLIEQCGWKGKALGRAAVHDKQALVLVNRGGATGSEVVHLCETIQHDVRQKFGIDIKPEVNIR, from the coding sequence ATGACAGACGAGAAAGACTACAGCCTGCTCAGGCATAACACGTTCGGAATTGATGCGAAATGCAAACGGTTTATGGAGTATGGCTCGGTGGAAGAGGCGCAGGCGGTGGTTGGAATGCTTACCGAAACCGACCGTCCGCTACTGATTTTGGGTGGAGGAAGCAACCTTTTGCTGACCGGCGACTACGATGGAACGGTGTTGCACTCGGGTATTCGCTTTCTCGAACAGACCGACGAGTGCCACATTCGCTGCGGTTCGGGCTACGTCTGGGACGATGTCGTGGCTTATTGTGTGGCAAACGGACTGTACGGAGCCGAGAACTTGTCTGTCATACCCGGCGAAGTAGGTGCCAGTGCCGTGCAGAACATTGGCGCATACGGCGTTGAAGCGAAGGACTTGATAGACTCTGTGGAGGCTGTAGAGATTGAAACGGGGCGCATTTGCCGCTTCATGAACGCTGAATGCGCCTATAGCTATCGGCAAAGCAAGTTCAAACATGCGTGGAGAGACCGCTTCCTGATTACTGCCGTTACCTACAAGCTCTCTAAGACCTACGCTCCGAAGTTGGATTATGGCAACATTCGTGCGGCATTGGCAGCAAAGGGAATAGGCAACCCCACGGCAATGCAACTTCGTGAGACCATTATTGAGATAAGAAACGCCAAGTTGCCCGACCCGAAAGTATTGGCCAATGCTGGTAGCTTCTTCATGAATCCAGTGGTTCCAACACAAAAATACAACGAGTTGGCACGGCAATACGAGGGTATGCCCCACTATACCATCGACAGCGAACACGAAAAGATACCAGCAGGTTGGCTCATAGAACAATGCGGTTGGAAAGGAAAAGCATTGGGTAGAGCTGCCGTTCACGACAAGCAGGCATTGGTATTGGTGAACCGCGGCGGCGCAACGGGCAGCGAAGTGGTGCATCTTTGCGAAACCATTCAGCACGACGTAAGGCAGAAATTCGGCATCGACATAAAACCGGAGGTGAACATTCGCTAA
- the fabG gene encoding 3-oxoacyl-[acyl-carrier-protein] reductase → MGLLTGKTALITGAARGIGKAIAIKFASEGANIAFTDLVIDENGKATEAEISALGVKCKGYASNAADFAQSEEVVKQVKEEFGSVDILVNNAGITKDGLMLRMSEAQWDAVIGVNLKSAFNFIHACVPVMMRQRNGSIINMASVVGVHGNAGQANYAASKAGMIALAKSVAQEMGPKGVRANAIAPGFIDTAMTQQLSEEIRKEWTSKIPLRRGGTTEDIANTALYLASDLSSYVSGQVIQVDGGMNM, encoded by the coding sequence ATGGGATTATTAACGGGTAAGACAGCCCTCATTACAGGGGCAGCACGCGGAATAGGCAAAGCAATTGCGATAAAATTTGCAAGCGAAGGTGCCAATATTGCATTCACCGACCTCGTTATCGATGAGAACGGAAAGGCTACTGAGGCTGAAATTTCAGCACTCGGAGTAAAGTGTAAAGGCTATGCCAGCAATGCTGCCGACTTCGCTCAGTCTGAAGAAGTAGTGAAACAAGTAAAAGAAGAGTTCGGAAGCGTAGACATTTTAGTCAACAACGCCGGTATAACCAAGGACGGATTAATGCTCCGTATGTCTGAAGCACAGTGGGACGCCGTCATTGGTGTCAATCTAAAAAGTGCATTCAACTTCATACATGCGTGCGTTCCGGTCATGATGCGCCAACGCAATGGCAGCATAATCAACATGGCAAGCGTTGTGGGAGTACACGGCAATGCGGGTCAGGCAAACTATGCGGCTTCTAAGGCGGGCATGATTGCACTCGCAAAGAGCGTGGCTCAGGAGATGGGACCAAAGGGCGTGCGCGCCAATGCCATTGCTCCAGGCTTCATTGACACCGCCATGACACAGCAGCTTTCTGAAGAAATCCGCAAGGAATGGACTTCCAAGATACCATTGCGACGCGGAGGCACTACCGAGGACATAGCAAATACTGCGCTATACCTTGCATCTGACCTCTCAAGCTACGTCTCTGGACAGGTCATTCAGGTCGATGGCGGTATGAATATGTAA
- a CDS encoding SDR family NAD(P)-dependent oxidoreductase: protein MKRAIVMGASSGIGHEVARLLIMQGWTVGVAARRKEKLEDLKNCAPERVFTAQIDVTNEKADEALSQLADRIGGLDLYFHAAGIGWKNPTLEPEKEMKTMQTNGLGFVRMVSEAYRYLAKHGGGHIVCITSVAGTKGIGTIPAYSATKAMQNTYLQALEQLAANNHLNIRFTDIRPGFVDTPLLPDSSHFPMLMKTDDVANSIMKAIERKRHVCIIDGRWCVFTAMWRRIPNWIWRRMKLKE, encoded by the coding sequence ATGAAAAGAGCTATTGTAATGGGTGCCAGCAGTGGCATCGGGCATGAGGTGGCAAGGCTTCTTATCATGCAAGGGTGGACGGTTGGAGTGGCAGCACGCCGCAAGGAAAAGTTGGAAGACCTGAAGAACTGTGCGCCCGAACGCGTCTTCACAGCGCAGATTGATGTAACCAACGAGAAGGCAGACGAGGCACTCTCCCAGCTTGCAGACCGGATAGGAGGGCTCGATCTTTATTTCCATGCAGCAGGAATTGGGTGGAAGAATCCGACCTTAGAGCCTGAAAAGGAGATGAAGACAATGCAAACCAATGGACTCGGATTCGTACGAATGGTGAGCGAGGCCTATCGTTATCTTGCCAAGCATGGTGGCGGACACATTGTCTGCATCACTTCCGTGGCAGGCACAAAAGGCATAGGGACCATTCCTGCCTATAGTGCTACGAAAGCAATGCAGAACACCTACCTGCAAGCCTTGGAACAGTTGGCAGCCAATAATCATCTTAACATTCGCTTCACGGATATTCGCCCCGGTTTCGTAGATACTCCGTTATTGCCCGATTCCTCTCATTTCCCCATGCTGATGAAGACAGATGATGTAGCGAACAGCATTATGAAAGCCATAGAGAGGAAGCGCCACGTCTGCATAATCGATGGTCGCTGGTGTGTCTTCACAGCCATGTGGCGACGTATTCCGAACTGGATTTGGAGGCGAATGAAACTGAAAGAATAA
- a CDS encoding RluA family pseudouridine synthase: MQVLYEDNHIIVVYKQSGEIIQGDKTGDKPLSETIKAWIKEKYAKPGNVFLGVVHRLDRPVSGLVVFAKTSKALSRLNDMFRNGEVKKTYWAMVQTAPDVPEATLTNWLVRNEKQNKSYAYDHDVPNAKQAILKYKTIGHTERYTLLEINLLTGRHHQIRCQLAAIGCPVKGDLKYGARRSNPDGSISLLSHKVEFIHPVSKEKIVVTSPLPAEKVWDDFR, from the coding sequence ATGCAAGTTCTTTACGAAGACAACCACATTATTGTCGTCTACAAGCAAAGCGGAGAGATAATACAAGGCGACAAGACGGGCGACAAGCCTCTCTCGGAAACCATTAAAGCGTGGATTAAAGAGAAATATGCCAAGCCTGGAAATGTGTTTCTGGGTGTTGTGCACCGCTTAGACCGTCCCGTTTCTGGGTTAGTTGTCTTTGCGAAGACATCGAAAGCGCTCTCCCGACTCAACGATATGTTCCGAAATGGCGAAGTGAAGAAAACATATTGGGCAATGGTTCAGACGGCTCCCGATGTACCGGAAGCCACACTAACCAACTGGTTGGTACGAAACGAGAAGCAGAACAAAAGCTACGCGTACGACCACGATGTGCCGAACGCAAAGCAAGCCATACTGAAATACAAAACCATAGGACACACCGAACGCTACACTTTGCTCGAAATAAATTTGCTTACTGGGCGACACCACCAGATACGTTGCCAGCTTGCAGCCATTGGTTGCCCCGTTAAAGGCGACTTGAAATATGGTGCACGCCGCTCCAACCCCGATGGAAGCATATCGCTGCTGAGCCACAAGGTTGAGTTCATACACCCCGTAAGTAAAGAGAAAATAGTTGTAACATCACCTCTACCTGCCGAAAAGGTATGGGACGACTTCAGATAA